In a single window of the Bacillus clarus genome:
- a CDS encoding GNAT family N-acetyltransferase has translation MELKIKDLLTTADIQQMKELAHICGLTDNVDYSSDLHINFLANRKEDQLNDFLFYNNNQLIGTLNMYEFERPTKLELIGFVHPHFRKQKVGTTLLQKAMREIKKRNVDEALLIINGNSLSGRAFAEQIKSPYLYSEYSMAYNKKETNNNFKKNNLKFILASSETLPSLIEIASKAFGDSFINTSEWLQKMISSPTHQVYIALIDEKEIGTITVSKQEHATTLSGFAVHPSHQGQGYGKSILTYMVHTLVTKGHKTIELEVETKNNNALKLYEQCGFEITTKYDYYNLLEYEEAPYV, from the coding sequence ATGGAGCTCAAAATAAAGGATTTATTAACAACGGCTGATATCCAGCAAATGAAAGAGCTAGCTCATATTTGTGGGTTAACTGACAATGTTGATTATTCATCAGATTTACATATCAACTTTCTTGCGAATCGTAAAGAAGATCAGCTAAACGATTTTCTCTTTTATAACAACAATCAGTTAATTGGCACTTTAAATATGTATGAATTTGAAAGACCGACAAAACTTGAATTGATAGGATTCGTTCATCCTCATTTTAGAAAACAAAAAGTGGGAACTACTCTTCTACAAAAAGCAATGAGAGAAATAAAGAAAAGAAATGTTGATGAAGCCTTACTTATTATTAATGGGAACTCCCTGTCCGGAAGAGCATTTGCCGAACAAATAAAATCACCTTATTTATACAGCGAATATAGTATGGCATACAATAAAAAAGAAACAAATAATAACTTCAAAAAGAACAATCTTAAATTTATCCTTGCATCTTCAGAAACTCTTCCTAGCCTTATAGAAATCGCCAGTAAAGCTTTTGGTGATTCATTCATAAATACATCTGAATGGCTACAAAAAATGATATCTTCACCTACTCATCAAGTATATATTGCTCTTATAGACGAAAAAGAAATAGGAACTATTACTGTCAGTAAACAAGAACACGCTACTACATTATCAGGGTTTGCTGTACACCCTTCTCATCAAGGACAAGGGTACGGAAAAAGCATTCTTACATATATGGTCCATACACTCGTTACGAAAGGACATAAAACAATTGAATTAGAAGTCGAAACAAAAAATAACAATGCTTTAAAACTTTACGAACAGTGTGGTTTCGAAATTACTACGAAATATGATTATTATAATCTACTAGAATACGAGGAGGCTCCATATGTCTAA
- a CDS encoding nitrate reductase yields the protein MFQQLFTSPILYTKALHPGYEDHASDIFLVKTENEEVIIRSSKMNGEPNNDFWWGCKHLFGIDPRNVHHLETVHTLLQKHTSLPIPTILQKHTLKGREYVVVVEKLQGKTLQSFIGQSDSILFSLGKGLAQIHTFKANFIGNPAGNFQVPLNQFQQHILKVSHNLVDMFYSDNASICNAFNTFQSQLSSMPIPKDATLVLIDMDPTQFLTDGISITGLVDTEAYAVAPQELDFIGLEYVLTEKEACAFKEGYETIMPIPNLEQCRQPYRYLYRLLSVQGSVDLKEWLNDPAYF from the coding sequence ATGTTTCAACAACTGTTCACTTCACCAATTTTATATACGAAGGCATTACACCCAGGCTATGAAGATCATGCAAGTGATATTTTCCTTGTGAAAACAGAAAATGAAGAAGTTATCATTCGTTCATCAAAAATGAATGGGGAGCCAAATAACGACTTTTGGTGGGGATGCAAACATCTCTTCGGAATTGATCCAAGAAATGTACATCATTTAGAAACGGTACATACATTGTTGCAAAAACATACAAGCCTTCCTATCCCGACAATTTTACAGAAACATACTTTGAAGGGCCGCGAATATGTTGTTGTTGTTGAGAAGTTACAAGGTAAAACACTTCAATCTTTTATCGGACAATCAGACTCTATTTTATTCAGCCTTGGAAAAGGTCTGGCACAAATCCATACATTTAAAGCAAATTTCATAGGAAATCCAGCAGGTAACTTCCAAGTTCCATTGAATCAATTTCAACAACATATTTTAAAAGTCAGTCACAATCTAGTCGACATGTTTTATTCCGATAATGCAAGCATATGTAACGCATTTAATACTTTTCAATCACAACTCTCCTCTATGCCAATACCGAAAGATGCTACACTCGTTTTAATCGATATGGATCCGACTCAGTTTTTAACAGATGGTATATCCATTACTGGATTAGTCGATACAGAAGCTTATGCAGTTGCGCCACAAGAGCTTGATTTTATTGGATTAGAATATGTACTTACAGAAAAAGAGGCTTGTGCTTTTAAAGAAGGTTACGAAACGATTATGCCTATTCCTAATTTAGAACAATGTAGACAACCTTATCGATATTTATATCGTTTACTATCTGTTCAAGGTAGTGTGGATTTAAAAGAATGGCTAAATGATCCAGCCTATTTCTAA
- a CDS encoding macrolide family glycosyltransferase — protein sequence MSKAIVINFPAEGHINPTIGVVKELVDRGEEVIYYCEEEYRYKLQNIDVQFRNYGGILEEINLKNRMEDMFNPLQMIYRFLSATEKAIPFLLESVNREKFDYMIYDQHFILGRILAEMLTIPTVASCTTFAMNKEMLEGMKEKFEEIDVNSTLYKECSAIMNRISNQYRVKIHSLEQLFHYESDMTLVFTSKYFQPYSDSVKDNVKFIGPSITTRNVEVDFPLYKLEEKAVIYISMGTELNKQLELYEKCLQAFKDFNGIVVISIGKEIDTMKLSNIPSHFIIRPYVPQLDVLKYADVFITHGGMNSVSEGLYYDTPLVVLPITNDQPFVAKRVEELNAGVVLDNKSVTADELKEAVNTLLNNSSYKEASKIIGLSLRKAGGYKRAVDEIFNLKKKHILFNN from the coding sequence ATGTCAAAAGCGATAGTTATAAATTTTCCAGCTGAAGGTCACATTAATCCTACCATTGGCGTTGTAAAAGAATTGGTAGATAGGGGCGAAGAAGTTATTTACTATTGTGAAGAAGAATATCGATATAAGTTACAAAATATAGATGTTCAGTTTCGTAATTATGGGGGGATTTTAGAAGAGATTAATTTGAAAAATAGAATGGAAGATATGTTTAATCCGTTGCAAATGATATATAGATTTTTAAGCGCGACAGAGAAAGCAATTCCTTTTTTGTTAGAGAGTGTGAATCGTGAAAAATTTGATTATATGATTTATGATCAGCATTTTATTTTAGGTAGAATTCTGGCCGAAATGTTAACTATACCTACAGTTGCATCTTGTACAACATTTGCAATGAATAAAGAAATGTTGGAAGGCATGAAAGAAAAGTTTGAGGAAATAGATGTTAATTCCACTCTATATAAAGAGTGTAGTGCGATCATGAATAGAATAAGTAATCAGTACAGAGTGAAAATTCATTCATTAGAACAACTCTTTCACTATGAAAGTGACATGACATTAGTTTTTACTTCGAAATATTTCCAACCATATTCGGATTCTGTTAAGGATAACGTTAAATTTATAGGGCCGTCCATTACTACTCGAAACGTAGAGGTGGATTTTCCGTTATATAAGTTAGAAGAAAAAGCAGTTATATATATTTCAATGGGAACAGAGTTGAATAAACAATTAGAACTATATGAAAAGTGCTTGCAGGCGTTTAAAGATTTTAATGGGATCGTTGTAATTTCGATAGGTAAAGAAATTGATACAATGAAATTATCTAACATACCATCTCATTTTATTATTCGTCCGTATGTGCCACAACTAGATGTTTTAAAATATGCAGATGTATTCATTACGCATGGAGGTATGAATAGTGTAAGTGAGGGACTGTATTACGATACACCACTTGTTGTTTTACCGATTACTAATGATCAACCTTTTGTAGCAAAAAGAGTAGAAGAATTAAATGCCGGCGTAGTTTTAGATAATAAAAGTGTTACAGCAGATGAATTAAAAGAAGCCGTAAATACATTATTAAATAATTCTTCATATAAAGAGGCTAGTAAAATTATTGGTTTAAGTTTACGAAAAGCTGGAGGATATAAAAGGGCGGTGGACGAAATTTTTAATTTGAAAAAAAAGCATATTTTATTCAATAATTAA
- a CDS encoding macrolide family glycosyltransferase: MANVLVINFPGEGHINPTLAIVSELIQRGETVVSYCIEDYRKKIEATGAEFRAFENFLSQINIMERVNEGGSPVEMLSHMIAATDRIVGQIIEETKGEQYDYIMYDNHFPVGRIIANILQLPNISSCTTFAFNQYITFNDEQESRQIDETSPLYQSCLAGMERWQDQYGMNCNSLYDIMNHPGDITIVYTSKEYQPHSDVFDESYKFVGPSIATRKEVGSFPIENLKDEKVIFISMGTVFNEQPGLYEKCFEAFKDIDATVVLVVGKKINISQFENIPNNFKLYNYVPQLEVLKHTDAFVTHGGMNSSSEALYYGVPLVVIPVTGDQPLVAKRVAEVGAGIRLNRKEITSELLREAVKKVMDDVTFKENSHKVGESLRDAGGYKKAIEEIVQFMSNYQVSK, translated from the coding sequence ATGGCGAATGTACTCGTAATAAATTTCCCTGGAGAAGGTCATATTAATCCGACGTTAGCTATTGTAAGTGAGTTAATTCAGCGTGGAGAAACAGTCGTTTCATATTGTATTGAGGATTATAGAAAAAAGATTGAAGCAACAGGTGCTGAATTTCGAGCATTTGAGAATTTTCTCTCGCAAATCAATATTATGGAACGAGTAAATGAAGGTGGTAGTCCGGTAGAAATGCTATCTCATATGATTGCAGCGACAGACCGTATCGTAGGTCAGATTATAGAAGAAACAAAGGGTGAACAATATGATTATATAATGTATGATAATCATTTCCCGGTAGGTCGTATTATAGCAAATATTTTACAGTTACCTAATATTTCTTCTTGTACAACTTTTGCTTTTAATCAATACATTACATTTAATGATGAGCAAGAATCGAGACAAATAGATGAAACTTCTCCATTATATCAATCTTGTTTAGCGGGAATGGAACGATGGCAAGATCAGTACGGAATGAATTGTAATAGTCTGTATGATATTATGAATCATCCTGGAGATATTACAATTGTATATACTTCTAAAGAGTATCAGCCGCATTCAGATGTATTTGATGAATCGTATAAATTTGTCGGGCCATCAATTGCTACTCGTAAAGAGGTAGGAAGTTTTCCTATTGAAAACTTAAAGGACGAAAAAGTTATTTTCATTTCTATGGGAACAGTTTTTAATGAACAACCAGGATTATATGAGAAATGTTTTGAAGCTTTTAAAGATATAGATGCTACCGTCGTATTAGTCGTGGGCAAAAAAATAAATATAAGTCAATTTGAAAATATTCCGAATAACTTTAAATTGTATAATTATGTGCCGCAATTAGAAGTATTAAAACATACAGATGCATTTGTTACACATGGTGGTATGAATAGTTCAAGTGAAGCGTTATATTATGGTGTTCCGTTAGTTGTAATTCCAGTGACAGGAGATCAGCCTTTAGTTGCGAAACGTGTAGCTGAAGTAGGAGCTGGAATAAGGCTTAATCGTAAAGAAATAACTTCAGAATTGTTACGTGAAGCTGTAAAGAAAGTAATGGATGATGTGACGTTTAAGGAGAATAGTCACAAGGTTGGAGAGTCGCTTCGAGATGCTGGAGGGTATAAAAAAGCTATTGAAGAAATTGTGCAATTCATGTCTAATTACCAAGTGTCAAAATAA
- a CDS encoding class I SAM-dependent DNA methyltransferase yields the protein MSNKILYSDYDIFATLYNKHWGHFAEQSYPAYEKLVLQYAPTHSHILDLCCGTGHLTRKLIDNHFVVTGIDGSVQMIEYARQNAPEATFIVDDARYFNMEEKFNYVISAGDSLNHIMKLDELKSVFHNVYSVLYNGGTFAFDMNMEKGFLENWSASFHISEQEYVCTINASYDSETKRAEMNFILFKHDVHDNWKRSDFSFEETCYSKEEIISSLKSVGFTNIQLHGTNRTFFICQK from the coding sequence ATGTCTAATAAAATCCTCTATTCTGATTACGATATTTTTGCAACCCTTTATAATAAACATTGGGGACACTTTGCAGAACAATCCTATCCTGCATATGAAAAGCTCGTTTTACAATACGCCCCCACGCATTCACATATATTAGACCTATGCTGCGGGACTGGTCACCTTACTAGGAAACTAATTGATAATCATTTTGTAGTAACTGGTATAGATGGTTCCGTTCAAATGATTGAATACGCACGTCAAAATGCGCCAGAGGCAACCTTCATCGTCGATGATGCACGATATTTTAATATGGAGGAAAAATTCAATTACGTTATTTCAGCTGGCGATAGCTTAAACCATATTATGAAATTAGATGAACTAAAAAGTGTTTTTCATAACGTTTACTCCGTTTTGTATAACGGAGGCACATTCGCCTTTGATATGAATATGGAAAAAGGATTTCTAGAAAACTGGAGTGCTTCTTTTCACATTTCAGAGCAGGAATATGTTTGCACCATAAACGCTAGTTATGACAGTGAAACAAAAAGAGCTGAAATGAATTTTATACTATTTAAGCATGACGTACATGATAATTGGAAAAGAAGTGATTTTTCTTTCGAAGAAACGTGTTACTCTAAAGAAGAAATAATTTCTTCTTTAAAATCTGTAGGATTTACAAACATTCAACTACACGGTACAAATAGAACATTTTTCATTTGCCAAAAGTAA